In a single window of the Acinetobacter tibetensis genome:
- the gcvH gene encoding glycine cleavage system protein GcvH has translation MNHPSDLKYASTHEWVKIEGDLVVTGISDHAQDALGDLVYVEMPEVGQQVTAGEQAGVVESVKTASDIHAPISGVVVEVNTALEDDPDFVNDAPYGKGWIYKIKPNNIDDVNTLLSSADYEAGL, from the coding sequence ATGAATCATCCTTCAGATTTGAAATATGCGAGCACGCACGAGTGGGTGAAAATTGAAGGTGATCTTGTTGTAACTGGGATTTCAGACCATGCGCAGGATGCCTTAGGCGATTTAGTTTATGTCGAAATGCCAGAAGTGGGACAACAAGTGACTGCTGGTGAACAAGCAGGTGTTGTTGAATCTGTGAAAACAGCTTCTGACATTCATGCGCCTATTTCTGGGGTTGTCGTAGAAGTAAATACAGCACTGGAAGATGATCCTGACTTTGTCAATGATGCACCCTATGGCAAAGGTTGGATTTATAAAATCAAACCAAATAACATCGATGATGTAAACACATTGTTGTCTAGTGCGGACTATGAAGCAGGACTCTAA
- a CDS encoding AraC family transcriptional regulator translates to MNTISSRQDQGIPGVYGLLLLDVVSRWGYNADTLFAPFQLNSEKLAEPDFRISTSVANALLQHALTLTGESTLGYHLGTQMRISIHGFIGYAIMTANDITDALVLANRFVQLRLPFLQIYFSTFAEKATLQLRSDVNIEPLRSEICIALIIGIISMAKAITGVTDLGGEIDFDFTQPEGFERYITKFPNHQFRFDQPHLLMSFDKKYLALKMMNADPIASQIAINQCEAELSALGERRRLSMAVRDILTHSEQHYLSIENVAYRLHMSDRTLKRQLATEGTSFSTIVDEVRYRHATSLLSRTDYTLEQIADELGYSDVANFSRAFKRWSGRSPSNWRKDPYL, encoded by the coding sequence ATGAATACTATTTCGTCTAGACAAGACCAAGGAATTCCTGGAGTCTATGGTCTGTTACTTTTAGATGTCGTGTCACGCTGGGGTTATAATGCAGATACTTTATTTGCCCCGTTTCAACTCAATAGTGAAAAATTAGCGGAGCCAGATTTTCGAATCTCGACTTCAGTCGCCAATGCATTACTTCAACATGCCTTGACCCTGACAGGTGAATCAACACTTGGTTATCATTTGGGTACGCAAATGCGTATTTCTATTCATGGTTTTATTGGTTATGCCATTATGACCGCAAATGATATTACCGATGCCCTTGTCCTCGCCAACCGCTTTGTGCAATTAAGATTGCCCTTCTTACAAATCTATTTTTCTACTTTTGCTGAAAAAGCAACTTTGCAGCTCAGAAGTGATGTCAATATAGAACCCTTACGTTCAGAAATTTGTATTGCATTAATCATTGGTATCATTTCTATGGCCAAAGCCATTACAGGGGTAACAGATTTAGGTGGTGAGATTGATTTTGATTTCACCCAACCTGAAGGTTTTGAACGCTATATTACTAAGTTCCCAAATCATCAATTTCGTTTTGATCAACCTCATTTATTGATGAGCTTTGACAAAAAATACCTCGCATTGAAAATGATGAATGCTGACCCGATTGCGAGTCAAATTGCAATTAACCAATGTGAAGCCGAACTTTCGGCTTTAGGTGAGCGCAGACGGCTCTCTATGGCGGTTCGCGACATTTTGACGCATTCAGAGCAGCATTATTTAAGTATTGAAAATGTGGCCTATCGCTTACATATGTCTGATAGAACCTTGAAGCGCCAGTTAGCGACCGAAGGAACCTCTTTTTCAACGATTGTCGATGAAGTACGCTATCGACATGCAACGTCGCTACTCTCCCGAACGGATTACACCCTTGAACAAATTGCAGATGAACTGGGCTATAGTGATGTTGCCAATTTCAGTCGTGCTTTTAAACGTTGGAGTGGACGTAGCCCAAGTAATTGGCGTAAAGATCCATACCTATAA
- a CDS encoding ABC transporter ATP-binding protein: protein MLRWFEKRVDPYPSQGLKDPLPTTFFAFVWSASKGIRPYLLILVLCTAGAASFEALLYAKIGDLVNWLSKSQPDTFLAQHRQNLMLLSMILLGNIFFANFQSIIKHQILFSSFPMRLRWKFHNLLLQQSLDFFHNDFAGRLSSKVMQTALAVREFWMILGDMLAYVLIYFFTVSIVLGSISPFLIIPLLVWLALFLLAAWYFIPRLSKISNEQADARAVMTGRVTDAYTNIQTVKLFAHAGRESEYAKSSMQEFMRTVYKQMRLGSGYEISINSLSIVLYAGVLGTALWLWMEGRAELGIIAATTAMILKLNSIAEFMMWQTSALFENVGTIQDGMKTLGRPISIQDKPNATTLEVKHGEIKFEDVCFAYNEKNVIDHFNLTIRPGEKIGIVGRSGAGKSTLIQLLLHFYTINQGRILIDGQNIEDVSQDSLRKSIALVTQDTSLLHRTVAENIKYGRPDASDADMYDAVRKAKAEDFIPQLTDLRGHKGYDAYVGERGVKLSGGQRQRIAIARVFLKDAPILILDEATSALDSEVEAAIQSSLDDLMQDKTVIAIAHRLSTIAQMDRLIVLDQGRIAEQGTHDELVALNGIYAQLWQRQTGGFLIEQHELKNKDSA, encoded by the coding sequence ATGCTTAGATGGTTCGAAAAGCGTGTAGATCCCTATCCTAGTCAAGGTTTAAAAGATCCACTGCCTACAACTTTCTTTGCATTTGTCTGGAGTGCATCCAAAGGCATACGTCCTTACCTGCTTATTTTAGTGCTTTGTACCGCAGGCGCTGCAAGTTTTGAAGCCTTGTTGTATGCCAAAATTGGCGACTTAGTCAATTGGCTCAGTAAAAGTCAACCCGATACGTTTTTGGCACAACATCGACAAAATTTAATGCTTCTAAGCATGATATTGCTGGGCAATATCTTTTTTGCTAACTTTCAGTCCATTATTAAACACCAAATTCTATTTAGCAGCTTCCCAATGCGTCTGCGTTGGAAGTTTCATAATTTATTATTACAGCAAAGTCTTGATTTCTTTCATAATGATTTTGCAGGGCGACTTTCTTCCAAAGTCATGCAAACAGCCCTTGCGGTGCGTGAATTCTGGATGATTTTAGGCGATATGCTGGCTTATGTTCTGATCTACTTCTTTACAGTCAGTATTGTACTCGGCTCAATCTCCCCATTTCTGATTATTCCCCTATTGGTCTGGTTGGCTTTATTCCTGCTCGCAGCGTGGTATTTCATCCCTCGACTCAGCAAAATTTCAAATGAACAAGCCGATGCTCGTGCGGTCATGACCGGTCGAGTAACCGATGCCTATACCAATATTCAAACGGTAAAGCTGTTTGCTCATGCTGGTCGTGAAAGTGAGTATGCCAAGTCATCCATGCAAGAGTTTATGCGAACAGTATATAAACAAATGCGATTGGGTTCAGGTTATGAAATAAGCATTAACTCACTCAGTATTGTACTTTATGCAGGTGTACTTGGAACAGCTTTATGGTTGTGGATGGAAGGTCGTGCAGAGCTGGGGATTATCGCTGCAACTACCGCCATGATTTTAAAACTCAACAGTATTGCCGAATTTATGATGTGGCAAACATCTGCTTTATTTGAAAATGTCGGCACTATTCAAGATGGTATGAAAACATTAGGGCGTCCTATTAGTATTCAGGATAAACCGAATGCAACTACGCTTGAGGTGAAACACGGCGAAATTAAGTTTGAAGATGTCTGTTTTGCCTATAATGAAAAAAATGTCATTGATCACTTTAATCTCACCATACGTCCAGGTGAAAAAATTGGTATTGTCGGGCGTTCTGGTGCCGGAAAATCTACGCTGATTCAATTGTTATTACATTTCTATACCATCAACCAAGGTCGTATTTTAATCGATGGACAAAATATAGAGGATGTAAGCCAAGACAGCTTGCGTAAAAGTATTGCCTTAGTCACGCAAGATACATCGCTATTGCATCGTACCGTTGCAGAAAATATTAAATACGGACGCCCAGATGCCAGTGATGCAGACATGTATGATGCCGTTCGTAAAGCCAAAGCAGAAGACTTTATTCCACAACTGACCGACCTTCGTGGTCATAAAGGTTATGACGCTTATGTCGGCGAACGTGGGGTAAAACTTTCGGGTGGTCAACGTCAGCGTATTGCAATTGCACGAGTATTCTTAAAAGATGCCCCTATTCTGATTCTTGATGAGGCGACCAGTGCTTTAGACTCTGAAGTTGAAGCTGCAATTCAGTCCAGTCTGGATGATTTAATGCAAGATAAAACGGTTATTGCAATTGCACATCGACTTTCTACCATTGCACAAATGGACCGTCTGATTGTCTTAGATCAGGGCCGAATTGCAGAACAAGGTACGCATGATGAATTGGTTGCCTTGAATGGTATTTATGCGCAATTATGGCAACGCCAAACTGGCGGTTTTTTAATTGAACAACATGAACTGAAAAATAAGGATAGTGCTTGA
- a CDS encoding mechanosensitive ion channel family protein — protein MEHFTFIERITAWSNQYAWLDMSLSLSLLILLAILTNFIAKKIVVRGIRKVISKLKFTNHDIVTQHNVIRRIANIVPAIVIMNGIVTIPHLSVKIISLVQMATQAFIFFTFALAIGESLNIFNAIYQRNPKSRNKPIKGYLQLVKLVIFVVCALMIIGTFLKKDVFTLLAGFGAMAAVLMLVFQNTILSLVASVQISSYDMVRIGDWIEMPSLNADGDVIDMSLHTVTVQNFDKTFTTIPTNKLVTDTFRNWRGMAQAGVRRIKRAIFIDQSSVHFMNKEEQQKLKEFLLLDQYLNTKQEEIEEFNLQLSNQAVYNQRRLTNLGTFRAYVEFYLKQHPGIAQNQTIMVRQLQPTSEGLPLEIYSFANTTVWKDYEAIQADIFDHLIAILPEFGLRIYQAPSGSDMNVLAQHSVHAPNDYLLDRTKSHI, from the coding sequence TTGGAGCATTTTACTTTTATTGAACGTATTACAGCGTGGTCAAATCAATATGCTTGGTTAGATATGTCTTTATCTTTAAGCCTATTGATATTACTCGCGATTTTAACCAATTTTATTGCGAAAAAAATTGTTGTTCGCGGTATTCGTAAAGTCATCTCCAAACTAAAATTTACCAATCACGATATCGTGACTCAACATAATGTCATTCGTAGAATTGCCAATATTGTTCCTGCCATAGTCATCATGAATGGTATTGTGACAATCCCTCATTTATCCGTGAAAATTATTAGCTTGGTACAAATGGCGACACAAGCTTTTATTTTTTTCACCTTCGCGCTTGCCATCGGTGAAAGCTTAAATATCTTTAATGCGATTTATCAACGCAATCCCAAATCCAGAAACAAGCCGATTAAAGGCTATTTGCAGTTGGTGAAACTGGTCATTTTTGTGGTCTGTGCTTTGATGATTATTGGCACATTCTTGAAAAAAGATGTCTTTACACTACTCGCTGGTTTTGGTGCGATGGCAGCCGTATTGATGTTGGTGTTCCAAAATACCATTTTATCCTTGGTGGCTTCTGTACAAATTTCATCTTATGACATGGTTCGCATTGGAGATTGGATTGAAATGCCTTCGTTAAATGCAGATGGTGATGTCATTGATATGTCATTACATACAGTCACCGTTCAGAACTTTGACAAGACTTTTACCACCATTCCCACCAATAAACTTGTGACGGATACCTTTAGAAATTGGCGTGGTATGGCACAAGCAGGTGTACGTCGTATAAAACGCGCGATCTTTATTGATCAGAGTAGCGTACACTTTATGAATAAGGAAGAACAACAGAAATTGAAGGAATTCTTACTCTTAGATCAGTATTTAAATACCAAACAAGAAGAAATAGAAGAGTTTAATTTGCAACTCTCAAATCAGGCCGTTTATAACCAACGTCGTCTGACTAATTTGGGGACGTTTCGCGCCTATGTTGAGTTTTATTTAAAACAACATCCAGGTATTGCACAAAATCAGACCATTATGGTGCGTCAATTACAACCAACCAGCGAAGGTCTACCTCTGGAAATTTATAGTTTTGCCAATACTACGGTGTGGAAAGACTATGAAGCCATTCAGGCTGATATATTCGATCATTTAATTGCAATTTTACCTGAGTTCGGTTTAAGAATTTACCAAGCGCCTTCAGGTTCAGACATGAACGTTTTAGCACAACATTCAGTACATGCACCGAATGACTATCTGCTAGACCGTACTAAATCCCATATTTAA
- a CDS encoding LysE family translocator, whose translation MLEILIPYTIAIVILTITPGLDTTLIIRTATLETRQKAFQTALGINFGCMVWGIVVACGLGALLATSELAFNVLKWIGAAYLAWLGLKLLVKPRSNLENNMDIQRTTNWFLKGFFCNILNPKVGLFYITFLPQFIPKDVTPFIWIMGLVAIHVVLGFLWLSILIVMMQPISRFLKQPKIVRCLDQITGAIFLLFALKLVMSKR comes from the coding sequence ATGCTTGAAATACTCATCCCTTATACAATTGCAATCGTTATTTTGACCATTACCCCAGGTTTAGATACCACGTTAATTATTCGTACAGCCACACTTGAAACCCGTCAAAAGGCTTTTCAAACGGCATTAGGCATTAACTTCGGGTGCATGGTATGGGGAATAGTTGTTGCATGTGGGTTGGGGGCATTATTGGCAACCTCTGAACTTGCTTTTAATGTCTTAAAATGGATTGGAGCTGCTTATTTGGCTTGGCTAGGATTAAAGTTGTTGGTCAAGCCACGTAGTAATCTAGAAAACAACATGGACATACAAAGAACAACTAATTGGTTCTTAAAAGGATTTTTTTGCAATATTCTTAATCCCAAGGTTGGGCTTTTTTATATCACTTTTTTACCGCAGTTCATTCCAAAAGATGTAACCCCATTTATTTGGATTATGGGACTGGTTGCCATACATGTTGTGTTAGGGTTCCTGTGGTTAAGCATACTTATTGTTATGATGCAGCCAATTTCTAGGTTTCTTAAACAGCCAAAGATTGTGCGATGCTTAGATCAAATTACAGGAGCTATTTTCTTGTTATTTGCCCTAAAGCTTGTAATGAGCAAGCGTTAG
- a CDS encoding MaoC family dehydratase, whose protein sequence is MLYLEDLHVGDRFKSRAYEMTVDEIKHFAHQFDPQPFHTNEIAAANHPIFKGLAASGWHTSAVTMRLWTECFPVAYGLIGSEAQVRWPRPTRAGDQIHVEVEITEIKPSKSKPDRAIVSYTTETLNQNGEAVLLGNTKILVFSKNYRPDL, encoded by the coding sequence ATGTTGTATTTGGAAGATCTACACGTCGGTGATCGCTTTAAAAGCCGTGCTTATGAAATGACTGTCGACGAAATTAAGCATTTTGCGCATCAATTTGATCCGCAACCGTTTCATACCAACGAGATAGCGGCAGCTAACCATCCTATTTTTAAAGGATTAGCTGCCAGTGGTTGGCATACTTCTGCGGTAACCATGCGATTGTGGACAGAATGTTTTCCTGTAGCGTATGGCTTAATCGGTTCCGAAGCTCAAGTCCGTTGGCCTAGACCCACCCGCGCAGGTGACCAGATTCATGTTGAGGTAGAAATAACTGAAATTAAACCGTCTAAATCCAAACCTGATCGAGCTATTGTGAGTTACACCACCGAAACACTCAATCAAAATGGTGAAGCGGTATTACTGGGCAATACCAAAATTTTAGTGTTTAGTAAAAACTATCGACCTGATCTTTAA
- a CDS encoding DUF2058 domain-containing protein, translated as MVKNALQAQLLKAGLVDNKKAKKLSKQAVHEQRTGQNDDADIKAKIAQDKQDKMAKDQALEQEKKSILQEKELKAAIVQMIQQHKIKDVAGDVVYQFIDETKIKKVYLQQQVYNALVSGSLVIAKDLDSYAYLPKALADRINEKMTGFIIVNNSEKNEQVTDEEDPYAAYVIPDDLMW; from the coding sequence ATGGTTAAAAATGCTTTACAGGCACAGTTATTAAAAGCGGGTCTGGTAGACAATAAAAAGGCAAAAAAACTGTCTAAACAGGCGGTGCATGAGCAACGCACTGGACAAAATGACGATGCTGATATCAAAGCAAAAATTGCTCAAGACAAACAAGATAAAATGGCAAAAGACCAAGCTCTTGAGCAAGAAAAGAAAAGTATTTTACAAGAGAAAGAATTAAAAGCTGCAATTGTGCAAATGATTCAACAACATAAAATTAAAGATGTTGCTGGTGATGTGGTCTATCAATTCATTGATGAAACCAAAATCAAAAAAGTGTATTTACAGCAGCAAGTGTATAACGCATTGGTATCTGGCAGTTTAGTGATTGCGAAAGATCTAGACAGCTATGCATACTTGCCTAAAGCACTGGCAGATCGTATTAATGAAAAAATGACGGGCTTCATTATTGTGAACAATTCTGAAAAGAATGAGCAAGTGACAGATGAAGAAGATCCTTATGCAGCTTATGTCATTCCAGATGATTTAATGTGGTAA
- a CDS encoding MFS transporter: MSHSSTIQLWNKSFILCLANNLFLFIFYFAQTTILPIYILQDLHGSLAQAGLAMTLFMASSIAVRPFSGLIIEKFGRKKTLFISELLFCLFSVAYIFADNLEVLLWLRFLHGIWFSILTTVTVPIANEFIPDSRRGEGMGYFVMSVNLGIVLGPLIGLSLIQPLSYAVVASILAAIVCLGFIFCFLIPIHTTTSNTLAPQKRQLSIHDFIEKKALPVSIMAMMVSFAYTSIMSFISTYSASKNLLAYASLFFIVFAISMMSLRPFTGKIYDRKGPSYVIYPALALFSVGLIVLSQINSLIGFMFAAIFIGMGFGSVQPCLQTLAIQRAAPQRIGHATSTFFTFYDLGIALGSILLGILITAQGYSMSYLLCAVIVLLSLLFYKFCVVTTTK, from the coding sequence ATGTCGCATTCATCTACAATTCAGCTTTGGAATAAGTCTTTTATACTGTGTCTAGCCAATAACTTATTTCTATTTATCTTTTATTTTGCGCAAACCACAATTCTGCCCATCTATATTTTACAAGACTTACATGGCAGCCTTGCTCAAGCAGGATTGGCCATGACTTTATTTATGGCATCTTCTATTGCGGTACGCCCTTTCAGTGGATTAATCATTGAAAAGTTTGGTCGAAAAAAAACACTTTTTATCTCTGAGCTTCTGTTCTGTTTATTTTCCGTTGCCTACATCTTTGCAGATAATCTAGAGGTTTTACTCTGGCTACGTTTTTTACATGGAATTTGGTTTAGTATTTTAACCACAGTCACTGTGCCTATTGCCAACGAATTCATTCCAGATTCACGCCGTGGCGAAGGTATGGGCTATTTCGTCATGTCAGTCAATTTGGGCATTGTCTTAGGTCCACTCATTGGTTTATCACTCATTCAACCATTGTCCTATGCTGTTGTTGCAAGTATTCTCGCTGCAATTGTCTGTCTCGGTTTTATCTTCTGTTTTTTAATCCCCATTCATACGACGACTTCGAACACGCTAGCTCCACAGAAAAGACAACTCTCGATTCATGATTTTATTGAGAAGAAAGCGCTGCCTGTTTCTATTATGGCGATGATGGTTTCATTTGCTTATACCAGCATTATGTCATTTATCTCGACCTATTCCGCATCGAAAAACTTACTTGCTTATGCCAGTCTATTTTTTATTGTTTTCGCAATTTCGATGATGAGCCTACGCCCTTTCACTGGAAAAATTTATGACCGTAAGGGTCCAAGCTATGTCATTTACCCAGCTTTAGCTTTGTTTTCAGTGGGTCTTATTGTATTAAGCCAAATCAATAGTTTAATTGGATTTATGTTTGCAGCTATTTTTATTGGTATGGGATTTGGCTCTGTGCAACCCTGCCTGCAAACGCTGGCTATTCAACGCGCTGCACCTCAACGGATTGGTCATGCAACATCCACCTTTTTCACTTTTTACGATTTAGGCATTGCATTGGGTTCAATACTTTTAGGTATTTTAATCACAGCACAGGGTTATAGCATGTCCTATCTCTTATGTGCGGTCATCGTATTACTGAGCTTATTGTTTTATAAATTCTGTGTGGTCACTACAACAAAATAG
- a CDS encoding TonB-dependent siderophore receptor, protein MKSLHPLSLSIKVFLGLTTTLSPIWVYAAEIQTSEILETIHLTAKQSEHKKIGQQTASTLKGKQKNLETPQTVNVVSNQYIEDFKPATLDAALTQVSGITQGNTLAGTQDTVMKRGFGDNRDGSIMINGMPIVQGRAMNAAVDQVEVLKGPASLLYGIMDPGGVVNVVTKKPQREQASEVSIYGSSFGNGKNGLGGSVDTTGAIGQSNFAYRFIADYSDQDYWRNFGYNQQTLIAPSLAWDNGQTQVNLSYQYRDFDVPFDRATVFDPTTNKALPISKYTRLDEAFNQTNGEDHLAQLSIDHQINDQWSGHLGYSYNYETYDANQLRITKLNTSNHTVTRRTDGTLGAESVDSAGQAYLEGHFNALGFKHDLQIGSDIEYRKYYRPNMVRGENSTLDYLNPVFGKVTASSTIDTNASEQTDKLHTYGFYLQDAIHLTDQWIAVLGGRYTHYQQMAGRGRPFSINTNTNDDAWLPRAGLVYKWNDQLSVYTSYTESLKPNSSIAPLSGGQIDSDVQPEKAKSYEVGLKYELDDRLKANFALYDIKKRNVLASVTNTTTGENELHTSGEVGSKGLEFDLTGQITDQLDATFTYAYTDAKVLQDEDTDLIGNRLNNVAKNTASLSFAYDYGQLGNGNLRMGVSGNYVGKRAGDTENSFTLPDYTVAHAFVSYDTKIAKQDINFKFNLDNLFDTTYYTASVSNLTVSQGDARQAVLKATMKF, encoded by the coding sequence GTGAAATCATTACATCCACTGAGCCTAAGCATTAAAGTTTTTTTAGGATTGACCACTACACTCAGCCCAATATGGGTTTATGCAGCCGAAATACAGACATCTGAAATATTAGAAACCATTCATTTAACTGCAAAACAATCGGAACATAAGAAAATAGGGCAGCAAACTGCAAGTACCTTAAAGGGAAAACAAAAGAATTTAGAAACACCGCAAACGGTGAATGTGGTTTCAAACCAATATATTGAAGATTTTAAGCCTGCAACTTTAGATGCAGCATTGACTCAAGTCAGTGGGATTACGCAAGGCAACACTTTGGCGGGGACTCAAGACACGGTAATGAAACGGGGTTTTGGTGATAACCGTGATGGTTCTATCATGATTAATGGTATGCCAATTGTACAAGGTCGTGCAATGAATGCTGCAGTTGATCAAGTTGAAGTACTGAAAGGACCAGCATCACTTTTATATGGCATTATGGACCCTGGTGGCGTGGTCAATGTGGTGACGAAAAAACCACAACGTGAACAAGCATCTGAAGTTTCTATTTATGGTTCAAGCTTTGGAAATGGAAAAAATGGTTTAGGTGGTAGCGTGGATACCACAGGTGCTATTGGTCAGAGTAATTTTGCTTACCGTTTCATTGCAGATTATTCAGACCAAGATTATTGGCGCAATTTTGGTTATAACCAGCAAACTTTAATTGCACCTTCATTGGCGTGGGATAACGGTCAAACTCAAGTGAATCTAAGCTATCAATATCGTGATTTTGATGTGCCTTTTGACCGTGCGACAGTTTTTGATCCGACAACCAATAAGGCATTGCCTATTTCAAAATACACGCGTTTAGATGAAGCTTTTAACCAAACCAATGGTGAAGATCATCTGGCTCAGTTGAGTATAGATCATCAAATCAATGATCAATGGTCAGGACATTTGGGTTATAGCTATAATTATGAGACTTATGATGCGAATCAATTACGTATTACCAAACTGAATACCAGTAATCATACAGTTACACGACGGACTGATGGCACATTGGGCGCAGAAAGTGTTGATAGTGCAGGCCAAGCGTATTTAGAAGGGCACTTTAATGCGCTCGGATTTAAACATGACCTTCAAATTGGTTCTGATATCGAATACCGAAAATATTATCGACCAAACATGGTTCGAGGTGAAAACAGCACACTTGATTATTTAAATCCTGTTTTTGGCAAAGTGACTGCATCTAGCACTATTGATACGAATGCCAGTGAACAAACTGATAAATTGCACACTTATGGCTTCTATTTACAAGATGCGATTCATTTAACAGATCAGTGGATTGCCGTTTTAGGTGGTCGATATACACATTATCAGCAAATGGCAGGACGGGGACGACCTTTCAGCATTAACACCAATACCAATGATGATGCATGGTTACCACGTGCAGGTTTGGTCTATAAATGGAATGATCAGTTATCTGTATACACCAGTTATACTGAGTCATTGAAACCAAACTCTTCAATTGCGCCGTTAAGTGGCGGTCAAATTGATTCAGATGTACAACCTGAAAAAGCCAAATCCTATGAGGTTGGTTTGAAATATGAATTAGATGATCGTCTAAAGGCCAATTTTGCTTTATATGACATTAAAAAACGCAACGTACTGGCCAGTGTAACCAACACTACAACGGGTGAGAATGAGTTACATACCTCTGGTGAAGTGGGGTCTAAAGGTTTGGAATTTGATCTGACTGGTCAAATTACCGATCAGCTTGATGCTACATTCACATACGCTTATACAGATGCCAAGGTATTACAGGATGAAGATACTGATTTAATTGGCAATCGCTTAAATAATGTGGCCAAAAATACCGCTTCTTTAAGTTTTGCCTATGATTATGGACAACTAGGCAATGGCAATTTACGCATGGGAGTGAGTGGTAATTATGTTGGTAAGCGAGCAGGCGATACTGAAAATAGCTTTACTTTACCAGACTATACGGTCGCTCATGCTTTTGTTAGTTATGACACCAAAATTGCCAAGCAAGATATTAACTTTAAATTCAATCTCGATAATCTCTTTGATACGACCTATTACACAGCCAGTGTCAGCAATTTAACGGTTTCACAAGGTGATGCGCGTCAGGCGGTATTAAAAGCAACGATGAAGTTCTAA
- a CDS encoding 3-deoxy-7-phosphoheptulonate synthase produces the protein MNALNTALQHQTNTQEALLSLPQQLKAQLPLSALLAAQIAEHRQIIQNILSGEDSRLLVITGPCSLHDPVAALEYAQKLQQLQAQVSDQIFLVMRAYIEKPRTTVGWKGFMYDPDLDGSSNLQSGLEQSRQLYLHIIEMGLPIASEILSPMATAYFDDLLAWGAIGARTSESQIHREISSQMPYSIGFKNGTDGSIQIALDAIQSASNAHQFLGMSQSGLPCMLQSHGNPLAHLILRGSNTGPNYQAEEINKIKAKTKGVLPALVIDCSHGNSNKKPQLQSEVLRQIVSEREQTNVRGVMLESHLVEGNQKISCDMIYGQSVTDGCIGWEQTEHLLLEAAQQLRKLQ, from the coding sequence ATGAATGCTTTAAATACTGCACTACAACATCAAACGAATACACAAGAAGCTCTATTGAGTTTGCCTCAGCAACTCAAAGCACAACTTCCTCTTTCTGCACTACTTGCGGCTCAGATTGCTGAACATCGTCAAATTATTCAAAATATTTTATCTGGTGAAGATTCACGCCTATTGGTGATTACAGGACCATGTTCCCTTCATGACCCTGTCGCAGCTTTGGAATACGCGCAAAAACTACAACAATTACAAGCGCAAGTTTCTGATCAAATTTTTCTAGTCATGCGTGCTTATATTGAAAAACCACGTACCACAGTGGGCTGGAAAGGTTTTATGTACGATCCTGACTTAGATGGTTCATCGAATTTACAATCAGGTTTGGAACAGTCTCGTCAGTTATATTTACACATTATTGAAATGGGCTTGCCAATTGCGAGCGAAATTTTAAGCCCAATGGCTACAGCTTATTTTGATGATTTATTGGCATGGGGAGCGATTGGTGCTCGCACCAGTGAATCACAAATTCATCGTGAAATTTCGAGCCAAATGCCATACAGCATTGGTTTCAAAAATGGTACGGATGGTTCAATTCAAATTGCGTTAGATGCCATTCAATCGGCTTCAAATGCGCATCAATTCTTGGGAATGAGTCAGTCAGGTTTACCTTGTATGCTTCAATCTCATGGTAATCCACTTGCACATTTAATTTTACGTGGCTCAAATACAGGTCCGAACTATCAGGCAGAAGAAATCAACAAAATTAAGGCCAAAACCAAAGGGGTTTTACCTGCTTTAGTGATCGATTGTAGCCATGGTAATAGCAATAAGAAGCCACAATTGCAGTCAGAAGTGCTCCGTCAAATTGTGAGTGAGCGTGAGCAAACAAATGTTCGTGGGGTTATGCTAGAGAGTCATTTGGTCGAAGGGAATCAAAAGATTTCATGCGACATGATTTATGGTCAGTCTGTAACAGATGGTTGTATTGGTTGGGAACAAACTGAACACCTATTGTTAGAAGCTGCACAACAATTAAGAAAACTACAATAA